The Deinococcus seoulensis genome contains the following window.
CCCTGAGATTGCGGGGCGGCCCGGACCCCGAGCCACCGAAACCCAGAAAACGCGACCAGCCGTCCTCGTTGGACTCGCTCAAGAACGGCTGGCACGTTAGTTTTCACTTCATCTCATAAAATCTGTCAGGCGGTCAGGGCTATATAGGCAGCTCAACAAGCACTTACTCAAGTCTTGCCGCACCATCATTTGGCGCCCGCGCTGTAACGACAAGCAACCTGAATCTAAGACAGAGTGCGACAACTACTTCTCGCGTCATCAAGCAATTACCTAGAGGCAGCATGGTGACCATCCAATCATGCACAGGCGGATGGTGCCGCGTGGACTATGGTCGTCTGTATGGTTTTGTTTCACAAAACTTCCTACAGGTGATTACTTCGCAAGCACCTCGACCGGTTGTGAGTGCTAGCCCTTCCAATGTGTATTACAGCCGT
Protein-coding sequences here:
- a CDS encoding excalibur calcium-binding domain-containing protein is translated as MNLRQSATTTSRVIKQLPRGSMVTIQSCTGGWCRVDYGRLYGFVSQNFLQVITSQAPRPVVSASPSNVYYSRCAEAKAAGAAPLFRGQPGYRAGLDGDGDGIACE